TAAAGGCGGTGTACGGATTTCGGAGATAGGCAAACTGATTGAAACCGAAGCTAAAAAAGCCGGCTACACCGTTATCAAAAACCTCACCGGGCACGGCGTTGGCCGCAGCCTGCACGAAGAACCGCACGAAATTGCCAACTATTGCGACAGATATAACACTACCCGCTTTAAAAAGAATTCGGTGGTGGCGATAGAAACTTTCATTTCAACCAAATCAACCATTGCCGATACCCAGGACGATGGCTGGACATTGATTGGAAACAAAGGCGGCTATGTTGCCCAGCACGAGCATACCATTATGGTAACCAGCGGCCAGCCGGTGATATTTACAGCGCAGAACGGCATTTGGGATTAATGCCAGGATGACCGGTAAAAACGTGCTGCGACATTAATAAAACGCATTTTTTTGCGTAAAAACCTGCTGTTGAGCGGGGGAATAAATGACAATACTTCATCAAAAGTATTTCATCAAAGCCCTATATTTATCCCAAAAACCTAAGTGAGCACAATTACCAAAACCCGGATAACATCTATCGATTTTTTGCGCGGCACCATAATGATCATTATGGCGCTTGATCATGTGAGGGATTATTTATTTTTCGGGTCGTTTTATTTTGATCCGCTTGATTTTGGGAAAACCAACGGTGTATTGTTCTTCACCCGGTGGATCACTCATTTCTGCGCACCCATATTTATGCTTCTGGCCGGCACCTCGGCATCGCTCATCGGGCAAAAGAAAACCAAGGCCCAATTATCGGCGTTCCTGCTTAAACGCGGGTTATGGCTTATTTTTCTGGAGATGATTGTGGTAAACTTCGGCTGGAATTTCAACATCACCTTCCCGATGTTCTTTTTCATCACCATCTGGGCATTGGGCTTAAGCATGATCATTTTGGCCGGGCTTATCCATCTGCCTAAAAAACTCATCCTTGGCATCAGTATAGTTATTATAGCCGGGCATAACCTATTGGATAGTACTCATTTTGATGGTAATACATTAGGGGGCTTTGGCTGGTCGCTGGTTCATGATCAGCGTTTTTTTATGTGGCATAACGAGTTGTTTTTAGTAGGGTATCCTATTGTACCGCTTATGGCTGTTATGGCACTGGGCTATTGCCTTGGCGGGTGGTACACATCGGGTTATGATGTAGCAAAAAGACAAAGAAATTTGCTTATTGCAGGCGGCGCATGTATCGCGGTATTTATTGTACTCCGTTACAGCAACCTTTACGGCGATCCGGTTAAATGGAGCGTACAAAAAAATGTATTCTTCACATTCCTGTCGTTCATTAACGTTAACAAATATCCGCCATCGCTGCTGTACCTGTTAATTACACTGGGTTCGGCGTTTATATTCCTGTCACTTACCGAAAAGGTTAAGAATGGTTTTGTAAACGTGGTATCGGTTTATGGCAGGGTACCTATGTTTTACTATCTCATCCATATTTATATTATCCACCTCATAGCCATTATTGCGTCGGCCGTTACGCCCGGTCAAAACTGGCATTTATGGATCCTTACAAAACCCATTTGGTTTACTCATGATTTAAAGGGTTACGGTTTTTCATTACCGGTAGCTTACCTGGTTTGGATAGCTATAGTTGTGGGTTTATATCCGTTATGCAAACGCTACGATGCTTACAAACAGGCTAATAAGCAAAAATGGTGGCTGAGTTATTTGTAAATTGTTAATGCCCAGCCCGGTTAATAGGGGCGGGCAACATCATTTATTTCATGAATCACCTCATCAAGCCGGGTAATTGCATCTTTTAAAAAATGCAGAATCTGCCGGTTATGTTCGCTGGTAATTTCCTGTTCTTCGATGATGTTTACGAGGCCTATAATGCTGGCTACCGGGCTTCGTAATAAATGCGAGTTTTTAAAGGATACCAGGTTAAGTTGCTCAACTTTGCTTTTAAGTTCATATTGCAGGTTAATGAGGCGGGTAACATCTTCAACCTGCCTGATAATGGTACCGGCGCGGCCATCGGCAGCCCGTTCAAATATCATTTGCCGCGAGTACAGCCAGATGTAACTGCCATCACCTTTACGGAAACGGGCGGTCATTTCTACCACCTCACCCTGCCGTGCATTCATAACCCTGGCAATAGTTTGCTGCACTGTTTCAAGATCGTCCGGATGAATGATCTCTTTATAAAAACCATTGCTTAACCTACGGTATTCTTCGTCCGAATAACCCAGCAGCTGGCAGGCCATCCCGCTCGAAAACGCCAGTTTATTTTGTGCCAGATCGAAGGTTTGAAATTCGACGTGCGTTACGTCGAAAATGGAGTGTAAAAGTTTATTGCCGGTTTCCATCCTATAAATATATACACGAACAATACAGTTAAATGCCTGAATAATAACATTTTTCAAAAGATGAATTTACACTGATGTATCCGTTTTTTGGAGAGAAAAATATTTTTCCTTTCTTTTGTAAAAAAATATCCGCGCAAAGGCTTTATGTGATCAGCAATTTCTTCCAGGAAAAATAAAACGGGGCAGCACAGCTGCACTCCTGCAATTATTCACCCTTTAAAGAAATTTGATCATGCTTACAGCACAAGGCCTTGCCTATGTACACCCCAACCGCGATCTCCTTTTTTCTGATCTCGATCTTACCATCAACAAAAATGATAAAGCCGCCCTTGTTGGCAACAATGGTGCGGGTAAATCTATATTGTTAAATATCCTGGCCGGAAATTTAAAACCTGCCGCCGGATTGGTAAAAACCAGTTCAAAACCCTACTATGTACCGCAGTTAACCGATAGGTTTAACGAACATACCATAGCCGAAGCGCTTGGCATCAACCATAAATTAAAAGCGCTGCACGAGATTTTGAACGGCAATGTAACCGACGAATATCTTACAAATCTTAACGATGATTGGGTTATAGAAGAACGCTACCGGGAAGCATTAACACACTGGGGGCTGGACAATATCGCAGCCAGCCAGAAGATGGGCACACTTAGCGGCGGACAAAAAACCAAAGTACTGCTGGCGGGCATCACAATTCATCAGCCCGAAATAGTTTTGCTTGATGAACCAAGTAATCATTTGGATAGCCGCAGCCGGGAGTTGCTGTACAATTATATCATCAATACAAAAAACACCCTGGTTGTTGTAAGTCATGACAGGGCTTTGCTTAACCTGCTCAACCCTGTTTATGAGCTGAGCAAAAGAGGCATCATCGTGTACGGAGGCAATTATGATTTTTACGCCGAACAGAAAACGATAGCTACCGGGGCCCTGAGCCAGGATGTTAAAAGCAAAGAAAAAGCCCTCAGGAAAGCGAAGGAGGTAGAGCGCGAAGCAATGGAGCGGCAGCAAAAACTGGACGCCCGCGGTAAAAAGAAACAGGAAAAAGCCGGTGTGGCCCGCATTATGATGAACACCATGCGTAACAATGCCGAAAAAAGCACCTCGCGCGTACAGGATGTTCATGCCGAAAAGGTGGGCGCCATTTCGCAGCAATTAAGTCAGCTGCGTTCATCCCTGCCCGACGCCGATAAAATGAAGATGGATTTTGATAATTCGGGTTTGCATAATGGTAAGGTGCTAATTACGGTACAGGATGCCAATTTTAAATACCAGGATAACCTGCTTTGGCAGCAAAACCTTAATTTTCAAATTACAAGCGGCAAGCGCATGGCTATCAGGGGGCAAAACGGATCGGGTAAAACAACCTTGATAAAAATGCTTCTTGGTAAGCTGCAACCTGTTATTGGGTTGGTTGATAGTGCCAACGTTAAATCTGTTTATATCGATCAGGACTATTCATTGATTAATCCAGCGTTTAAAGTGTACGACCAGGCGCAGTATTTTAACTCAGGTACATTGCAGGAACATGAAATCAAAATTCGTTTAAACCGGTTTTTATTTACCCGGGAAGATTGGGATAAACCCTGCGGCGCACTCAGTGGCGGCGAAAAAATGCGGCTGGCACTTTGCTGCCTTGCTATTGGTAACCAGGCACCCGATGTTATTATTTTAGATGAGCCCACCAATAACCTCGATCTGCAGAACATAGCCATTTTAACATCGGCCATTAATGATTACCGCGGAACGTTGATTGTAATATCGCACGATGAATATTTTTTAAAGCAGGTTGGTATTGAGGATGCGGTTGTGTTGGAGTAGGAAATGAAATGTATTCTGAGAAGCTATTTAATACGGAAAAAAGCAGTCGTTGATACGAACGACACATTTATGTCATGCAGGGTAGGCAGAAGCGAATACCTATGGATGATACGTGATATTAGCATTTTGTCATCCTGGGGAAGTAAAAGCCGCGGCATCTGAAGGAGATATGACATTTTTCCCCTTTGTCATGCTGAGAAACGAAGCATCTTCTTCGCTCTGTATAGCGGCCATGCTTATTGAAGAAGATTCTTCGCTATCGCTGCCATTGACACATTATGCAGCTATTTGGTTTTCAGAAAGTTGCATATTGTATTTTTTAGCCATTTTTTTCAACAATGCCATTTCTCTTCTCTGCAATTGATCTTCGTAGCGTTTAGTTCCTTCCTCAACATATGCGGTTCCTTTGGTTAATGTATTATAGTAAGCAATGGCCAACTTTCTGGCACCGGCTTTTATAGCAATCCCCGAATCTTTACGGCCACGGAGCTTTCTCATGAAACTACCGATAGCATTATTCTTACTATTCAATAATGACTGGGCACATTGTTTAAAGATCTGCCCGGCAACATTGCAAGGCATACCCCTGACATTCTTTTTCATTTTTCCGCTCCGATGACTTTTAGGGGATAAGGTTAACCAGTTTACAAAGCTTTTAACTGTAGGAAAACGGCTCATATCCACACCAGTTTCCCCAATCAGCCGCAATGCCGTATAATCATTTATCCCGGGAATGCTGGTAAGGTCAACACCGTATAAGCGCGCCATAGTGGCGTGAAGCCCCGGTATTTTTGGGGCATGATGCCGTACTGCTTTGGCTTTTCCTGTAACTACCTCTTCTTTATCTACACTTAGTTCGTCCAACAGGCGGCTAATCTCCCCGTCTATCTTTTTTATTTGGTTTTGGTGTATATCCCAAAGCTGCATGTTCTGCTCAAGCATGAATAAATAGGTATCATTATACCGGCCTTCCAATGCTTTTAATACTTTTTCACCTTTATATTTTTGAATGCGTTCATCACAAAGGCTAAGTAAATAGTTGCTGTCCCGGTTCCCGGATAATATAGCTTTGATCATATTAATGCCGCTGGTACCATGGATCTGGCTAAGTACCTCCGGAAGTTTGATGTTCATCAACTCCAGGCATTTCTGCATCTTGTTAACATAGGTACTGCCCATACTGATGATATCCAGGCGTTCCCGCACCAAATGACGAAGTTCCATGAACTTGCCCTGGGGGATAAAGCTATGTCTGAGGATGCCGGCAGAAAACAGCTTCTGGATCCACTGGCAATCCCTTACATCAGTTTTTCTGCCTTTCACCTGTTTGGTTTCTTTAGGGTTGACCAGGCAAACCAATATGCCAAGTTCTTCTAACAGAAAGTATAAAGCGATCCAGTAAACACCTGTGGCTTCCATTGCTACCTTTTTTACGCCTCTCTCTTTCAGATACACTGCACAAGCATAATAACTTGATGTGAAGGTTTCAAAGCTGACCACCTCTTTCCCATCAGGGGATACAAAAATCTGCTCAGCACCGATATCAATACCTGCAACATTTTGGTGGACTGTTTCAAAAGTCGTTTCTTTTGCCATAACTTTACTTTAGATTTTAAAATCAAGCAACTTATGGCTCAGGAAAGCGATAAATAAAAGGCACGCTGCCATACGGGAATACTGCAGGTAACAGTATCACCAAAATGCTTACGCTATTTCCTAAAGCAAATCTCAGGGGCGGGTAAATAACACCAAGAGCTAAACTGCTACTCTGCCATAAGTTGCTTTTGCAAAGTTCAGCATTCGCTTGTCATCTGCAATGCTATTATTTGTGCGCAAATAAACCCTACTCAGGATGACAAACTTTTTTTTTAACTTGTCATGGGTAGCTTGTCAGAGCGTGGTGAGATAGGCCTTCGCACTTTGCAAGTTCAAGCGCAGACGCCATGGCCGTTAACTTAAGTGGAAAACCGTTAAAAAGCATGGGGAATGTGCGATTCCTCTCTTTAGAGGGGTGGAGGGGTGTGTTATTCTGCATGCGGTTTATCGCTTGTATAACACACCCCTGCTCCCGCTCATTCCCATCGCGCCCCCTCTCAAGAGGGGATTTTAAAACTTTTACGCTAAAATAATTCCTTAGGTTAACGGCTATGGCGCAGACGCTTAAACTTGCGGAGATGTATATTTCACCTATCAGTGCTCAATATGATATGCCCTTTTAACGCTATCATAAACCGCTATATGCGTGTTTGTATTTCCCTGCTTATCCACAATGGTTTCGCCCCAGCTAAACGGCTCCCATATAAAAGTGCCTTTAACTTTATTACCGGGCAGCGAAAAGGTAATATCATTTACCTCGCGCTTACGCTGCGAATACTCAACAACAATAATATCCTGTTTGTAACGGGTATTTAAATCGGTAAGATTATCTCGCAAGCTATCGGGCGTACCGTGCCATTCGGGATAGTAGGATTGGCCTATGATATCGAAACTTACTCCCCGCTTAAGCATATTATCCAAAAAATACCGCGACTCGGCATTTTGGCCGCCGCAGGCAATGTGCAGCATTACCGGAATCTTAATGCTTACAGCCCTCACCCCGTTGATGCCGGCTTTTAAAAACCCTGCAAGGGTATCCAGGTTTTTAAGCCGGCCGTCGGGCCATAAAATACCGTGGTTAATTTCGTTACCCACCTGCACCATATCGGGCAGGGTGCCTTGTTTTTTAAGGGCGAGCAAAGTAAGCCGGGTAAATGCCCTGATAGAATCATGCAATTGCTGGTTGCTGAGATGCTTCCAGGCGGCGGGCTTGTATTGCTTGCCGGGATCGGCCCAGTTATCGCTGTAATGAAAATCGAGCAGGAAGCCTATGCCGGCCTGTTTAATACGCAGGGCCATTTTTTTAGTATCTTCCAAACCGCAATATCCTTTTGCCGAGTAACCGCTATCGGCTTTAGGGTTATTGAAAATGCGCAGCCTTACGTAGTTAAAGCCATGATCTTTAAGTATGGTAAAAGCATCCTTACTTACGCCTTTATCGTAAAATTTGTGCCCTTCGGCTTCCAGCTGGGGGATAAAGGAAATATCGGCCCCCATAATCTGCTTAAACTTTACCGGCTTTACTTTTTGCGGCGAAAACTTATAGGCCGATAAAACTCCGGTAGCTATAAAACCGGGTACAATTACTAACAATGCTTTCAAACCAATCTTCGCTTTCATATCCATTGAGTTTTAATCGAATTTACAAGTAAAATCCGGTTGGGTACCTTGCTGCAAAATCGCCACATAATTGTTACAAGATGGTAACAAGAAACAAAAGCTTAGGCCGCGATAATTTTTCCCATCCAAACAGGGATCAGTTTTTTACGTTCCTGCATCATGTTCAAAAACTGATCGGAGTTAAAATAATTTTCCTGCAGCAGATGCGGGCGGCTCAGGAAAGGAAACACGATCATGCCAAAAATATTCCAGATTAAATGCACAGGGTGATAACTGATATCGCCATTGGTATGCAGGGCTTTAAGCTGTTTGGCAAAATGCGAATTGATCAGGATTTTCATATTGCCAATCATCGGGAGTTTGGTTTTGCCGCCCATCACTTCATTCACCATAAAAAAAACAAAATCGGGGTTTTGCACCACCTGGTCGATATAATAACCAACGCAAAGCTCAATTTTTTGGTGCAGCGAGGTGTTTTCATTGTTAAGTACCGGCTCTATTTTATCAAACAGCTTTTTAATTGCCTCGTCCATTATAAAAGCAAACAGGTTTTCCTTACTGCGAAAGTAGTAGTTAACCGAGGCTACATTAATCTGGGCTTCGGCGGCAATATCCCTGATGGTAGTAGCCAGGAAACCTTTTTTGGTAAAGATCATCCTGGCTGCTTCCTTTATTTTTTCTTCTGTTGATAGCTCGGCGGTTTGCGGCATGGTTACGTTTATTTTGTAAAGCTAATTATTGCTTAACAAAATAAACGCCATAAATAGTTTGTTGTTTAGTGTGCATCTGCAACAGCCTTTTGCCCTTTTACAAACGGGGCCAAAAATACCACCGGGATGGCGCAAAGCATTACTATACCCACCACCCAGTAGGCATCATTATAACTTAGTAATGCGCTTTGTTTTTGCACTGCGCCTTCTATAGCTCCATAAGCCATCCGGGTAGCATCGGTAATTGATTTGCCTTTGGCTACAAAAGCATGCATGTAATTGTTAAACCGCTCGGTATAAAATGAATTGTAGGGGTTAATGTTAACCAGCAGGTTATTGCGGTGCGTGGCCTGCCTGATGTGGATCAGGGTATTTAAACCCGCTATCCCGAACGAGCCGCCCAGCTGCCTCATCATATTATTTAACCCTGTGCCCTGGCCAATTTCTGCCCCCTTCAATCCGCCGATAGCCAGTGTGGTAAGCGGCACAAACAATAACGATAGGCCCACTCCCCTGATAGCCAGCGGCCAGAAGAAATCGCCGGTGCCAGACGCCAGCGAAGAGCCGGCCAGCATCAACGAAAAAACAAAGAACAACACCATCCCAACCGCAGCCATAAATTGCGCGGGGATCCCTTTATTCAGCATAATACCCACAAACGGCATCATCACAATGGTAAACATCCCGCCCGGAAACAGGATCTCGCCGGTTTGCTGCGCGGTAAAGCCCAGCAAGCCCTGGCAAAACACCGGGAACACAAATGTTGATCCGTACAAACCAACACCCAATATAAACGAGGTAACCATCCCTGCCGAGAAACTGCGGTGCCGCATAATTTTAAAATTAACAATAGGATGGTCGGTACTGGTTTCGCGCCAGATAAAAAGCAGCAGACCTAAAACAGCCATTACGGTTAACACAATAATGTAATTGGTGGCAAACCAATCTTCATCCTCCCCTTTTTCCAGTATGGTTTGCAGGCTGCCTACGGCTATGGCCAGCAGGGCAATGCCCCACCAGTCTATCGGTTTGCCTTTGCCATCGCTTGGGGTGGCTTTCACAAACATATAGGTACACAGGGCAGCGATACAGCCAACGGGGATGTTTACGTAAAAAATCCAGCGCCAGGCGGCATGATCGGTGATGTAGCCACCAATGGTTGGGCCGATAGTCGGGCCAACAATGGCTCCCAGGCCAAACAGGGCGGTAGCTGTACCTACCTGGTTTGGAGGCCAGGTTTCAAGCAGGATAGCCTGCGCTGTCGAGATCAGGCCGCCCCCGGCAAGCCCCTGTAAAATCCTAAACAGTACCAGCTCGGTAAGGCTTTGGGCATTTCCGCATAAAAAAGAAGCGATGGTAAATACAACGATGGACGTGAGAAAGTAATTCTTCCGCCCGAAAAAGCTGCCCAGCCAGCCCGACATGGGCAGTATAATTACGTTGGCAACGCTATAACCGGTAACAATCCAGGCAGCATCGGTAATGGTGGCCCCTAAGTTTCCCTGGATCTGGGGAATGGAAACGTTAACTATGGTGGTATCTATCAGTTCGAGCAATGATGCAGTTATTACGGTAATGGTGATGATCCATTTTCTAAATCCTGTTTCAGCCATTTGATTAATTTTTAAAAGATTTGTTGAGTTTTTTGACAAAACAAAATTAATCAATCGTTTGATTAAAACAATTGTTTAAAACACAAGCTTTGTTTGTTTACATGGCTTTGACTTTTTGATAGATGATCATAATCTAAGTATCTGGCATAAATCCCCCTCAAAAGCGGCATAATCAACACCTCCGGAGGATATTTAAAATGCGGTAGCTTTATACACATAATCCTAAACATGAAAACAGTATTTGATAAAGCAGTACGCGATGACCTGATTAACCGGATTAATTCATTAAATGAAAACAGTAGAGCCCAATGGGGTAAAATGAGTGTTTACCAGATGCTGAAGCATTGCACCCTGGCCGAAGAAATGTACCTGGGTAAAACACATTACAAACGCACTTTGCCCGGCCTGCTGTTTGGCAAAATTGCGCTGAAAAGCCTGTTGAAAGACGAAACGCCGATGAGCCGGAATGCGCCAACAAGCAAACACTTTATTGTAACCGAAACCGGTGGCAGTGTTTCAGCCCAAAAGCACCTTTGGATAGATCTTATGGAGGCCTATGCAGATTTTTCGCACCCCGAAATTGAGCATTGGTTTTTTGGTAAGATGACCAAAGAGCAGGTAGGCCTTTTTGTTTACAAACATACCGATCATCATTTAAGGCAGTTTGGAAGCTAAGCAAAGTAAATTAAACGGGTAAGACCCCAAATTGTGCCTACATTTATGCCCGGCTATGAAAACACTTAACGATTTACTGTTGCTTGGCGATGAGCGCCTGTACCAGGTTTGCGATCCGGTTTTAAAAAAC
The sequence above is a segment of the Mucilaginibacter celer genome. Coding sequences within it:
- a CDS encoding DUF1624 domain-containing protein, with protein sequence MSTITKTRITSIDFLRGTIMIIMALDHVRDYLFFGSFYFDPLDFGKTNGVLFFTRWITHFCAPIFMLLAGTSASLIGQKKTKAQLSAFLLKRGLWLIFLEMIVVNFGWNFNITFPMFFFITIWALGLSMIILAGLIHLPKKLILGISIVIIAGHNLLDSTHFDGNTLGGFGWSLVHDQRFFMWHNELFLVGYPIVPLMAVMALGYCLGGWYTSGYDVAKRQRNLLIAGGACIAVFIVLRYSNLYGDPVKWSVQKNVFFTFLSFINVNKYPPSLLYLLITLGSAFIFLSLTEKVKNGFVNVVSVYGRVPMFYYLIHIYIIHLIAIIASAVTPGQNWHLWILTKPIWFTHDLKGYGFSLPVAYLVWIAIVVGLYPLCKRYDAYKQANKQKWWLSYL
- a CDS encoding PAS domain-containing protein, translated to METGNKLLHSIFDVTHVEFQTFDLAQNKLAFSSGMACQLLGYSDEEYRRLSNGFYKEIIHPDDLETVQQTIARVMNARQGEVVEMTARFRKGDGSYIWLYSRQMIFERAADGRAGTIIRQVEDVTRLINLQYELKSKVEQLNLVSFKNSHLLRSPVASIIGLVNIIEEQEITSEHNRQILHFLKDAITRLDEVIHEINDVARPY
- the abc-f gene encoding ribosomal protection-like ABC-F family protein, with protein sequence MLTAQGLAYVHPNRDLLFSDLDLTINKNDKAALVGNNGAGKSILLNILAGNLKPAAGLVKTSSKPYYVPQLTDRFNEHTIAEALGINHKLKALHEILNGNVTDEYLTNLNDDWVIEERYREALTHWGLDNIAASQKMGTLSGGQKTKVLLAGITIHQPEIVLLDEPSNHLDSRSRELLYNYIINTKNTLVVVSHDRALLNLLNPVYELSKRGIIVYGGNYDFYAEQKTIATGALSQDVKSKEKALRKAKEVEREAMERQQKLDARGKKKQEKAGVARIMMNTMRNNAEKSTSRVQDVHAEKVGAISQQLSQLRSSLPDADKMKMDFDNSGLHNGKVLITVQDANFKYQDNLLWQQNLNFQITSGKRMAIRGQNGSGKTTLIKMLLGKLQPVIGLVDSANVKSVYIDQDYSLINPAFKVYDQAQYFNSGTLQEHEIKIRLNRFLFTREDWDKPCGALSGGEKMRLALCCLAIGNQAPDVIILDEPTNNLDLQNIAILTSAINDYRGTLIVISHDEYFLKQVGIEDAVVLE
- a CDS encoding IS110 family transposase, with the protein product MAKETTFETVHQNVAGIDIGAEQIFVSPDGKEVVSFETFTSSYYACAVYLKERGVKKVAMEATGVYWIALYFLLEELGILVCLVNPKETKQVKGRKTDVRDCQWIQKLFSAGILRHSFIPQGKFMELRHLVRERLDIISMGSTYVNKMQKCLELMNIKLPEVLSQIHGTSGINMIKAILSGNRDSNYLLSLCDERIQKYKGEKVLKALEGRYNDTYLFMLEQNMQLWDIHQNQIKKIDGEISRLLDELSVDKEEVVTGKAKAVRHHAPKIPGLHATMARLYGVDLTSIPGINDYTALRLIGETGVDMSRFPTVKSFVNWLTLSPKSHRSGKMKKNVRGMPCNVAGQIFKQCAQSLLNSKNNAIGSFMRKLRGRKDSGIAIKAGARKLAIAYYNTLTKGTAYVEEGTKRYEDQLQRREMALLKKMAKKYNMQLSENQIAA
- a CDS encoding glycoside hydrolase family 53 protein, which produces MKAKIGLKALLVIVPGFIATGVLSAYKFSPQKVKPVKFKQIMGADISFIPQLEAEGHKFYDKGVSKDAFTILKDHGFNYVRLRIFNNPKADSGYSAKGYCGLEDTKKMALRIKQAGIGFLLDFHYSDNWADPGKQYKPAAWKHLSNQQLHDSIRAFTRLTLLALKKQGTLPDMVQVGNEINHGILWPDGRLKNLDTLAGFLKAGINGVRAVSIKIPVMLHIACGGQNAESRYFLDNMLKRGVSFDIIGQSYYPEWHGTPDSLRDNLTDLNTRYKQDIIVVEYSQRKREVNDITFSLPGNKVKGTFIWEPFSWGETIVDKQGNTNTHIAVYDSVKRAYHIEH
- a CDS encoding TetR/AcrR family transcriptional regulator codes for the protein MPQTAELSTEEKIKEAARMIFTKKGFLATTIRDIAAEAQINVASVNYYFRSKENLFAFIMDEAIKKLFDKIEPVLNNENTSLHQKIELCVGYYIDQVVQNPDFVFFMVNEVMGGKTKLPMIGNMKILINSHFAKQLKALHTNGDISYHPVHLIWNIFGMIVFPFLSRPHLLQENYFNSDQFLNMMQERKKLIPVWMGKIIAA
- a CDS encoding DHA2 family efflux MFS transporter permease subunit; translated protein: MAETGFRKWIITITVITASLLELIDTTIVNVSIPQIQGNLGATITDAAWIVTGYSVANVIILPMSGWLGSFFGRKNYFLTSIVVFTIASFLCGNAQSLTELVLFRILQGLAGGGLISTAQAILLETWPPNQVGTATALFGLGAIVGPTIGPTIGGYITDHAAWRWIFYVNIPVGCIAALCTYMFVKATPSDGKGKPIDWWGIALLAIAVGSLQTILEKGEDEDWFATNYIIVLTVMAVLGLLLFIWRETSTDHPIVNFKIMRHRSFSAGMVTSFILGVGLYGSTFVFPVFCQGLLGFTAQQTGEILFPGGMFTIVMMPFVGIMLNKGIPAQFMAAVGMVLFFVFSLMLAGSSLASGTGDFFWPLAIRGVGLSLLFVPLTTLAIGGLKGAEIGQGTGLNNMMRQLGGSFGIAGLNTLIHIRQATHRNNLLVNINPYNSFYTERFNNYMHAFVAKGKSITDATRMAYGAIEGAVQKQSALLSYNDAYWVVGIVMLCAIPVVFLAPFVKGQKAVADAH
- a CDS encoding DUF1569 domain-containing protein produces the protein MKTVFDKAVRDDLINRINSLNENSRAQWGKMSVYQMLKHCTLAEEMYLGKTHYKRTLPGLLFGKIALKSLLKDETPMSRNAPTSKHFIVTETGGSVSAQKHLWIDLMEAYADFSHPEIEHWFFGKMTKEQVGLFVYKHTDHHLRQFGS